In one window of Mytilus trossulus isolate FHL-02 chromosome 7, PNRI_Mtr1.1.1.hap1, whole genome shotgun sequence DNA:
- the LOC134724671 gene encoding serine/threonine-protein kinase LMTK2-like isoform X1 — MIDIAVLAGVAIVISSVVMVFGCVCHLFKRGSGFTTFENDLEGGFGNTVFSQDTSDISQVTFETIPDILAKTVTATALRPRISCTNTEIQKQSAKRVASFKAFPRSHLTYIKEMGVGWFGQVLVSEAYNMVTSSRSTRVVVKMMKDDANSTEQQLFLQDLSVYREMDHPNVLKLLGQCTEASPFLTIVEYASMGDLKSYLRKERQIVKTMKDGIVRMQFLTDMASGLQCLHVNGYLHHDFACRNCVVMSNMTVKIGDYGVAEDHFREDYYDNGQDLLPIRWMAPESISLTNSIWQVTEFTKQSNMWSFGVAMFEVTEYGHQPYKDLSDEMVLQNMIKAYPTSIELPHTDDPIKSQLYQMMQLCWQDSSHRPQIEEIHAQLQKIQSEKEAADEAEFERKWAKMSTREARVVKVEVHASDISGIKHNVVDDICAADFNSNSLPTHINADEKGDNFNCEIVSGSIGHDSPISTPNRPTVHRSTSTPVGSNKDSNKVSNSQPSTPLSSVRDTNKVSNSQPSTPLSSVRDTNKVTRSQPTTPQVFAKDVNKDSYSQINTSKVSLDDRNNVRNSQSTTDEVKFSNSAQILTNKYQTDIRPQLATNNDQALISTDKEPVKLNNSIPDICLNGTKIEDSPSSDSSFCETQLDLTVDKESKNSQSVIPGGMDRSQEKKHKNENSVSFANNEVTNSRDPSGQFNSVDSIIDFEENYGETPNSVHKQEMLDNLPNKDNVEDIYSETNDKSDNIDDLSDENEEDEAEKLRLLKLTLSGVLLSTDVKSSVDENSGISSPTSDDMDIAREIYISKGMSAPPSKYTSTRSLNTILEDELLCEDEPQTKAFSNELKFVEPSEEYNMSDSFIDSFEWDDYIGDELVGRVRSSDISPRESIDFPDWTMEQDSSSQDSEIHNDSKNDANRSGKSGRKINASNLSDSEVKNSPLGAMASSKSPKSPLGALASTKSPKSPLGAAAHSYVKHILSNRSSNTNKNVSFYSFSHNTDQDQEHGTSTTPQYNPMDEWEI; from the exons ATGATAGACATAGCTGTACTGGCGGGAGTGGCTATTGTCATTTCCTCTGTTGTGATGGTATTTGGATGTGTTTGTCATCTGTTTAAGAGAGGATCAGGATTCACA acatttgaaaatgatttgGAGGGTGGCTTTGGAAACACAGTCTTTTCCCAAGATACCTCTGATATATCACAAGTTACATTTGAGACCATCCCAGATATACTAGCCAAGACAGTGACTGCTACAGCATTGAGGCCTAGAATATCCTGTAccaatacagaaatacagaaacAGAGTGCTAAACGAGTCG catCCTTTAAAGCTTTTCCCAGGAGTCATCTGACCTACATAAAAGAAATGGGTGTTGGTTGGTTTGGTCAG GTACTTGTAAGTGAAGCGTACAACATGGTGACAAGTAGTAGGAGTACACGTGTTGTTGTTAAAATGATGAAGGATGACGCTAACTCTACAGAACAACAACTATTCCTTCAGGATCTCTCAGTCTACAG AGAGATGGACCATCCCAATGTATTGAAGTTACTAGGACAATGTACAGAAGCCTCTCCTTTCTTAACTATTGTTGAGTATGCTAGCATG ggAGATCTGAAGAGTTACCTGAGAAAAGAACGACAGATTGTAAAAACGATGAAGGATGGTATAGTGAGGATGCAGTTCTTAACAGACATGGCGTCAGGACTGCAATGTCTTCATGTCAATGGATATCTTCATCA tgatTTTGCTTGTCGTAATTGTGTGGTGATGTCAAATATGACTGTAAAGATTGGGGATTATGGTGTAGCTGAAGACCACTTTAGG GAGGACTATTATGACAATGGCCAGGATCTTTTACCGATCAGATGGATGGCTCCAGAGAGTATATCGTTAACTAATTCTATTTGGCAAGTTACTGAGTTCACTAAACAGTCCAatatgtg GAGTTTTGGAGTAGCCATGTTTGAAGTAACTGAATATGGACACCAACCTTATAAAGATCTCTCAGATGAAATGGTCTTACAGAATATGATTAAAGCTTATCCAACAAGTATAGAGCTACCCCACACAGACGATCCTATCAAATCACAATT GTACCAGATGATGCAGCTGTGTTGGCAGGACTCGTCACATCGTCCACAGATAGAGGAGATTCATGCTCAGCTTCAGAAGATTCAATCTGAAAAAGAGGCTGCAGATGAAGCAGAGTTTGAGAGGAAGTGGGCCAAGATGTCCACACGGGAAGCTAGAGTTGTTAAAGTTGAAGTTCATGCTAGTGATATTTCGGGAATCAAACATAATGTTGTGGATGACATTTGTGCAGCagattttaattccaattcCTTGCCTACTCACATCAATGCTGAtgaaaagggagacaactttaATTGTGAAATTGTCAGTGGTAGTATAGGACATGACAGTCCTATTAGTACTCCTAACAGACCTACGGTCCATCGTTCTACTAGTACACCTGTAGGGTCTAATAAAGATTCAAACAAAGTCAGTAATTCTCAGCCTAGTACTCCTTTATCGTCAGTAAGAGATACGAACAAAGTCAGTAATTCTCAGCCTAGTACTCCTCTATCGTCAGTAAGAGATACGAACAAAGTCACTAGATCTCAACCTACTACTCCTCAAGTGTTCGccaaagatgtaaataaagACAGTTATTCTCAGATCAATACATCTAAAGTTTCATTGGATGACAGGAACAATGTCAGAAATTCTCAGTCCACCACAGATGAGGTCAAATTTAGTAATAGTGCTCAAATCCTTACAAACAAGTACCAAACTGATATTAGACCTCAGCTAGCTACAAACAATGACCAAGCCCTTATTTCTACTGACAAGGAACCAGTAAAGCTTAATAACAGTATACCGGACATATGTTTAAATGGTACAAAAATAGAGGACAGTCCTAGTTCAGACAGTAGCTTTTGTGAGACACAATTAGATTTAACAGTAGATAAAGAAAGTAAAAATTCACAAAGTGTCATTCCCGGTGGTATGGATAGAAGCCaagagaaaaaacataaaaacgaGAATAGCGTTAGTTTTGCAAATAATGAAGTTACAAATTCACGAGATCCTTCGGGACAATTTAATAGTGTTGatagtattatagattttgaagaaaattatGGCGAAACTCCTAATAGTGTTCATAAACAAGAAATGTTAGATAACTTGCCAAATAAGGACAATGTTGAAGATATCTATTCtgaaacaaatgataaatcaGACAATATTGACGATTTGTCAGATGAGAATGAAGAGGATGAGGCTGAGAAACTAAGACTGTTAAAGCTAACTCTATCTGGTGTTTTATTATCGACAGACGTTAAAAGTTCCGTAgatgaaaatagtggaatatcTAGTCCAACATCAGACGACATGGATATTGCACGTGAAATTTACATTTCAAAGGGCATGTCTGCTCCTCCCTCTAAATATACATCAACTCGTAGTCTAAATACAATTCTGGAAGATGAACTTCTGTGTGAGGATGAACCTCAGACTAAAGCCTTCTCAAACGAACTAAAGTTTGTTGAACCTTCAGAGGAGTACAATATGTCTGATTCTTTCATAGACAGTTTTGAATGGGATGACTACATTGGAGATGAACTAGTGGGCCGGGTCCGTAGTAGTGACATATCTCCAAGAGAGTCCATTGATTTTCCAGATTGGACAATGGAACAAGACTCCTCTAGTCAAGACAGTGAAATTCATAATGACTCCAAAAACGATGCTAATCGGAGTGGAAAATCAGGAAGAAAAATTAATGCATCTAACTTGTCAGACTCTGAGGTAAAGAACAGTCCACTTGGAGCTATGGCTTCTTCTAAAAGTCCAAAGAGTCCGCTTGGAGCTTTGGCTTCTACTAAAAGTCCAAAGAGTCCGCTTGGAGCTGCTGCGCATTCTTATGTAAAACATATCCTCTCTAATCGTTCATCTAACACTAATAAGAATGTATCTTTCTACTCCTTCTCTCATAATACCGACCAGGACCAGGAGCATGGTACCAGTACTACTCCCCAATATAACCCTATGGATGAATGGGAAATATGA
- the LOC134724671 gene encoding serine/threonine-protein kinase LMTK2-like isoform X2 has protein sequence MIDIAVLAGVAIVISSVVMVFGCVCHLFKRGSGFTTFENDLEGGFGNTVFSQDTSDISQVTFETIPDILAKTVTATALRPRISCTNTEIQKQSAKRVASFKAFPRSHLTYIKEMGVGWFGQVLVSEAYNMVTSSRSTRVVVKMMKDDANSTEQQLFLQDLSVYREMDHPNVLKLLGQCTEASPFLTIVEYASMGDLKSYLRKERQIVKTMKDGIVRMQFLTDMASGLQCLHVNGYLHHDFACRNCVVMSNMTVKIGDYGVAEDHFREDYYDNGQDLLPIRWMAPESISLTNSIWQVTEFTKQSNMWSFGVAMFEVTEYGHQPYKDLSDEMVLQNMIKAYPTSIELPHTDDPIKSQLYQMMQLCWQDSSHRPQIEEIHAQLQKIQSEKEAADEAEFERKWAKMSTREARVVKVEVHASDISGIKHNVVDDICAADFNSNSLPTHINADEKGDNFNCEIVSGSIGHDSPISTPNRPTVHRSTSTPVGSNKDSNKVSNSQPSTPLSSVRDTNKVSNSQPSTPLSSVRDTNKVTRSQPTTPQVFAKDVNKDSYSQINTSKVSLDDRNNVRNSQSTTDEVKFSNSAQILTNKYQTDIRPQLATNNDQALISTDKEPVKLNNSIPDICLNGTKIEDSPSSDSSFCETQLDLTVDKESKNSQSVIPGGMDRSQEKKHKNENSVSFANNEVTNSRDPSGQFNSVDSIIDFEENYGETPNSVHKQEMLDNLPNKDNVEDIYSETNDKSDNIDDLSDENEEDEAEKLRLLKLTLSGVLLSTDVKSSVDENSGISSPTSDDMDIAREIYISKGMSAPPSKYTSTRSLNTILEDELLCEDEPQTKAFSNELKFVEPSEEYNMSDSFIDSFEWDDYIGDELVGRVRSSDISPRESIDFPDWTMEQDSSSQDSEIHNDSKNDANRSGKSGRKINASNLSDSEDSDEDTTLLDTDKTLTEDGVEKE, from the exons ATGATAGACATAGCTGTACTGGCGGGAGTGGCTATTGTCATTTCCTCTGTTGTGATGGTATTTGGATGTGTTTGTCATCTGTTTAAGAGAGGATCAGGATTCACA acatttgaaaatgatttgGAGGGTGGCTTTGGAAACACAGTCTTTTCCCAAGATACCTCTGATATATCACAAGTTACATTTGAGACCATCCCAGATATACTAGCCAAGACAGTGACTGCTACAGCATTGAGGCCTAGAATATCCTGTAccaatacagaaatacagaaacAGAGTGCTAAACGAGTCG catCCTTTAAAGCTTTTCCCAGGAGTCATCTGACCTACATAAAAGAAATGGGTGTTGGTTGGTTTGGTCAG GTACTTGTAAGTGAAGCGTACAACATGGTGACAAGTAGTAGGAGTACACGTGTTGTTGTTAAAATGATGAAGGATGACGCTAACTCTACAGAACAACAACTATTCCTTCAGGATCTCTCAGTCTACAG AGAGATGGACCATCCCAATGTATTGAAGTTACTAGGACAATGTACAGAAGCCTCTCCTTTCTTAACTATTGTTGAGTATGCTAGCATG ggAGATCTGAAGAGTTACCTGAGAAAAGAACGACAGATTGTAAAAACGATGAAGGATGGTATAGTGAGGATGCAGTTCTTAACAGACATGGCGTCAGGACTGCAATGTCTTCATGTCAATGGATATCTTCATCA tgatTTTGCTTGTCGTAATTGTGTGGTGATGTCAAATATGACTGTAAAGATTGGGGATTATGGTGTAGCTGAAGACCACTTTAGG GAGGACTATTATGACAATGGCCAGGATCTTTTACCGATCAGATGGATGGCTCCAGAGAGTATATCGTTAACTAATTCTATTTGGCAAGTTACTGAGTTCACTAAACAGTCCAatatgtg GAGTTTTGGAGTAGCCATGTTTGAAGTAACTGAATATGGACACCAACCTTATAAAGATCTCTCAGATGAAATGGTCTTACAGAATATGATTAAAGCTTATCCAACAAGTATAGAGCTACCCCACACAGACGATCCTATCAAATCACAATT GTACCAGATGATGCAGCTGTGTTGGCAGGACTCGTCACATCGTCCACAGATAGAGGAGATTCATGCTCAGCTTCAGAAGATTCAATCTGAAAAAGAGGCTGCAGATGAAGCAGAGTTTGAGAGGAAGTGGGCCAAGATGTCCACACGGGAAGCTAGAGTTGTTAAAGTTGAAGTTCATGCTAGTGATATTTCGGGAATCAAACATAATGTTGTGGATGACATTTGTGCAGCagattttaattccaattcCTTGCCTACTCACATCAATGCTGAtgaaaagggagacaactttaATTGTGAAATTGTCAGTGGTAGTATAGGACATGACAGTCCTATTAGTACTCCTAACAGACCTACGGTCCATCGTTCTACTAGTACACCTGTAGGGTCTAATAAAGATTCAAACAAAGTCAGTAATTCTCAGCCTAGTACTCCTTTATCGTCAGTAAGAGATACGAACAAAGTCAGTAATTCTCAGCCTAGTACTCCTCTATCGTCAGTAAGAGATACGAACAAAGTCACTAGATCTCAACCTACTACTCCTCAAGTGTTCGccaaagatgtaaataaagACAGTTATTCTCAGATCAATACATCTAAAGTTTCATTGGATGACAGGAACAATGTCAGAAATTCTCAGTCCACCACAGATGAGGTCAAATTTAGTAATAGTGCTCAAATCCTTACAAACAAGTACCAAACTGATATTAGACCTCAGCTAGCTACAAACAATGACCAAGCCCTTATTTCTACTGACAAGGAACCAGTAAAGCTTAATAACAGTATACCGGACATATGTTTAAATGGTACAAAAATAGAGGACAGTCCTAGTTCAGACAGTAGCTTTTGTGAGACACAATTAGATTTAACAGTAGATAAAGAAAGTAAAAATTCACAAAGTGTCATTCCCGGTGGTATGGATAGAAGCCaagagaaaaaacataaaaacgaGAATAGCGTTAGTTTTGCAAATAATGAAGTTACAAATTCACGAGATCCTTCGGGACAATTTAATAGTGTTGatagtattatagattttgaagaaaattatGGCGAAACTCCTAATAGTGTTCATAAACAAGAAATGTTAGATAACTTGCCAAATAAGGACAATGTTGAAGATATCTATTCtgaaacaaatgataaatcaGACAATATTGACGATTTGTCAGATGAGAATGAAGAGGATGAGGCTGAGAAACTAAGACTGTTAAAGCTAACTCTATCTGGTGTTTTATTATCGACAGACGTTAAAAGTTCCGTAgatgaaaatagtggaatatcTAGTCCAACATCAGACGACATGGATATTGCACGTGAAATTTACATTTCAAAGGGCATGTCTGCTCCTCCCTCTAAATATACATCAACTCGTAGTCTAAATACAATTCTGGAAGATGAACTTCTGTGTGAGGATGAACCTCAGACTAAAGCCTTCTCAAACGAACTAAAGTTTGTTGAACCTTCAGAGGAGTACAATATGTCTGATTCTTTCATAGACAGTTTTGAATGGGATGACTACATTGGAGATGAACTAGTGGGCCGGGTCCGTAGTAGTGACATATCTCCAAGAGAGTCCATTGATTTTCCAGATTGGACAATGGAACAAGACTCCTCTAGTCAAGACAGTGAAATTCATAATGACTCCAAAAACGATGCTAATCGGAGTGGAAAATCAGGAAGAAAAATTAATGCATCTAACTTGTCAGACTCTGAG